Sequence from the Pedobacter sp. D749 genome:
CATTACCTTAACCGATCATGAAATTTTCCATACCATGTTTCCATTTTATATGGGTATAAACGAAACCAAGTATGGCTGGATGGACGAGGGCTGGGCTACAATAGGCGAGTGGCTGATATCGCCAATGATTGATGCTACTATTCTTGATGAATATGGCGTACAACCTACCGCGTCCTCATCTGGCGGGAAAGACGATACGCCAATTATGACCCTGACACCTGATTTAAAAGGATCAGGCTCTTTTACCAACTCTTATCCTAAACCTGGGTTAGCTTATTTGTATGTTAAAGATTATCTGGGAGATGAATTGTTTACTAAAGCTTTACACACTTATATTCAAAACTGGAATGGCAAACACCCAATGCCATACGATTTCTTTAACAGCATAAATGAGGGTAGTGGTAAAAATTTAAACTGGTTTTGGAAAGCCTGGTTTTTCGAAGGTGGTGTTACTGATATGGCCGTTAAAGCTGTAGATAAAACTTCAGGTGGATATACAGTAAGCATTGAGAATAAAAGTGTTAAGCCTTTGCCTATTGATTTAACGCTAACTTATGAGGATGGTTCTGTTGAAAAGAAACACAGTACCATCGGCGTTTGGGAAAAAGGCGACAGGTTGGTTAAAATTGAAGTAAAGACTTCCAAAAAATTAGCTAAAGTTGTGATGGGAAATCCACATACGCCTGATAAGGTTAAAAGTGATAATAGCTTTTCTGTAAATTAAAACAGGTACAGTGAATTGATATTTAATGAGCTTGTTTAATGCGTATATTCGAAACTTTTAAGCCAGAAAGTGAACTAATAAGGAAATATGTAAGTTATTATTACCTACACATCACCGATGATCAATATGAGGAAAATGAGTATATCTGTTACCCTCATTATAACAATACCATCTCGTTATACAGCAGTCATCGTTTTAAATACGAACCAGACCATTCCATTTTGGAATTCGATATTGAGTCGGAACCTCTTCAAATTTATACCCCGATCAGAGAACGGCCATTAAAGGTTACGCAAACTGGAGCTGTTTGTAAAATAGCCATTGTTTTTAACCCCTTTGGAATTAATCAATTTTTAAATGGTTCATCATTATTGGCATTCGATCAAAATTTTTCGTTTTTTGAGGAGGAAGAAATTAAGCAGTTATTCGGAACAAATAATATTGAAAAACTTGTTACTTTAATTGATCATTCGCTTATTAAGAGATATACTAAAGTTGAGAACTTATACATCGAAAAAGCAATAGACTTATTTCGCGATAATGTTAATGATATTTCAATTGATTTGATTGCTGAAAATAAACTAGGCATCAGCAGAAAACATTTAAACCGCTTATTTCATAAATATCTTAATATCAGTCCACAGAAATACAGGTCGATTGTGCGTTTTAGAGAATTAATGTCGAATAAGTTAAGTAGTAACAATGATCAGAATCTATCTGATCTTTCTCATCAGGCAAATTATACCGATCAATCTCATTTTATTAAAGCTTGCAAATTGCTCACAGGTGTTGCGCCGGCCAGGTTTTTTAATGATGGAAAGATTATCGGTAAAGAAGATACCTTCTGGAAGTTTAGCAGTTAGCCAAATGTCCCAATTTTACAATT
This genomic interval carries:
- a CDS encoding AraC family transcriptional regulator — encoded protein: MRIFETFKPESELIRKYVSYYYLHITDDQYEENEYICYPHYNNTISLYSSHRFKYEPDHSILEFDIESEPLQIYTPIRERPLKVTQTGAVCKIAIVFNPFGINQFLNGSSLLAFDQNFSFFEEEEIKQLFGTNNIEKLVTLIDHSLIKRYTKVENLYIEKAIDLFRDNVNDISIDLIAENKLGISRKHLNRLFHKYLNISPQKYRSIVRFRELMSNKLSSNNDQNLSDLSHQANYTDQSHFIKACKLLTGVAPARFFNDGKIIGKEDTFWKFSS